The following coding sequences are from one Desulfosporosinus orientis DSM 765 window:
- a CDS encoding Lrp/AsnC family transcriptional regulator has product MDAKERTLLNAIQNNFPIAVHPYWLLGEMAGITEDDAFRRIQKLRQEGIIRRLGGVFDSRRLGYYSTLCAGKVPEDKISLLAHLLEKIPGVTHNYIRDHSYNVWFTLIARSYSAAEHILQTIRKETGLTDIFTLPASRVFKINVNFDFDPAIDEVDQEETINSGKQGRIGEHKEEVSPYKLSSEEIELIRIIQGNLPDSPTPFTVLADQLQWPVDKVIALANHLLEVKIIRRFGAVLRHQKAGFVANVMGVWQVDPDQADKVGQIMAKFKEVSHCYQRPTLPDWPYNLFTMIHGRTSEDCEEIMKKISLTTGVKTYAMLSSIVELKKSSMQYFLEEEVY; this is encoded by the coding sequence ATGGATGCTAAGGAACGGACCTTACTAAATGCCATTCAAAACAATTTTCCAATAGCTGTCCATCCGTATTGGCTCCTTGGCGAAATGGCGGGAATAACTGAGGACGATGCTTTTCGACGGATTCAGAAACTTAGACAGGAAGGCATCATTCGCCGCTTAGGGGGAGTTTTTGATTCCCGTCGTTTAGGGTATTACAGCACTTTATGCGCAGGAAAAGTTCCCGAAGATAAAATCTCACTTCTTGCTCATCTCCTCGAGAAAATTCCGGGGGTGACTCATAATTATATTCGTGATCACTCCTATAATGTCTGGTTCACGCTGATTGCCCGCTCATATTCTGCTGCTGAACATATCCTTCAAACTATTCGGAAAGAAACTGGACTCACGGACATCTTTACCCTGCCGGCATCCCGGGTCTTTAAAATCAACGTCAATTTTGATTTTGATCCAGCCATTGATGAGGTTGATCAAGAAGAAACCATCAACAGCGGCAAACAGGGAAGGATTGGTGAGCATAAAGAAGAAGTTTCTCCCTATAAGTTAAGTAGTGAGGAGATAGAGCTAATTCGAATTATTCAGGGTAATCTGCCGGATTCCCCCACGCCCTTTACAGTCCTTGCCGATCAACTGCAATGGCCCGTTGACAAAGTGATAGCCCTGGCCAACCATTTGCTGGAAGTGAAGATCATTCGTCGTTTCGGGGCCGTTCTTCGCCATCAAAAGGCAGGTTTTGTTGCCAATGTCATGGGAGTTTGGCAAGTTGATCCTGATCAAGCTGACAAGGTGGGGCAAATTATGGCGAAATTTAAAGAAGTCAGTCATTGTTACCAGAGACCCACATTGCCGGATTGGCCTTATAACCTTTTTACCATGATTCATGGACGTACTTCTGAGGATTGCGAAGAAATCATGAAGAAAATTTCTCTTACTACGGGAGTAAAGACTTATGCCATGCTCTCCAGCATTGTTGAATTAAAAAAGAGCAGTATGCAATATTTTCTTGAAGAAGAGGTTTATTAG
- the corA gene encoding magnesium/cobalt transporter CorA — protein sequence MIRTFGLKKDLEAVVNFDLDSLINHDLLWFWADFDHPSESEIDLLRRCFNFHPLSIEDSIYSLNKPKLDYYEEYNFFILNALQSDTLAPKEISLYVSPNYIISFHMESLTEINEAWDRVTRERSNWDKGPPFVAYQIFDKIVDQFFPAVYEIEDKLDEIDSNPDNKSIHQILDVIFQLRGDILKLRRIIASMRDLVYRILNSERLHSFKEHKLYFSDIHDHLLKLSEMLDSSREITSDLRDSYLSMNSNWMNTNMMVLTVITTIFIPLNLVAGIYGMNFKHMPELNWKYGYFIVLGVMICIGISMFLWFKRKGWFNS from the coding sequence TTGATTAGAACCTTTGGCTTAAAAAAGGACTTGGAAGCTGTTGTTAACTTTGATTTGGATAGCTTAATCAATCATGATCTTCTATGGTTTTGGGCGGATTTTGATCATCCCAGTGAGTCTGAGATCGATTTGCTGCGCCGCTGCTTCAATTTCCACCCCTTGTCCATTGAAGACAGTATTTATTCCCTGAACAAACCAAAATTAGACTACTACGAAGAGTATAATTTTTTTATTCTTAATGCATTACAAAGTGATACCCTTGCCCCCAAAGAGATATCCTTATATGTCAGCCCAAATTATATCATATCCTTCCATATGGAAAGCCTGACTGAAATCAATGAAGCTTGGGATAGAGTCACCAGGGAACGAAGCAATTGGGACAAAGGGCCGCCCTTTGTGGCTTATCAGATATTTGATAAGATTGTCGATCAGTTTTTTCCTGCAGTTTACGAGATCGAAGACAAATTAGATGAAATCGACTCAAATCCAGATAATAAATCCATTCATCAAATTTTAGATGTCATCTTTCAACTTAGAGGAGATATCCTCAAACTACGCAGAATTATTGCTTCCATGAGAGATTTAGTGTATCGAATTTTAAACTCCGAGCGGCTCCACAGCTTTAAAGAACATAAACTTTATTTTTCGGATATCCACGATCATTTATTAAAACTCTCAGAGATGCTTGACTCAAGCAGGGAAATAACCTCTGACCTGAGAGATAGCTATTTATCTATGAATTCCAACTGGATGAATACTAATATGATGGTTTTGACGGTGATCACTACCATTTTCATCCCGTTAAATTTAGTCGCAGGAATTTATGGTATGAACTTTAAACACATGCCAGAATTGAATTGGAAATATGGTTATTTTATAGTCTTGGGTGTGATGATTTGTATAGGAATCTCCATGTTCTTGTGGTTTAAACGCAAAGGCTGGTTCAACTCATAG
- the cobA gene encoding uroporphyrinogen-III C-methyltransferase has translation MSKGYVYLVGAGPGDPKLITVKGSECIAKADVLVYDRLASRRLLALARPDCELIYVGKSPDRHTLKQDEINQVLVDKGLEGKIVTRLKGGDPFVFGRGGEEAEALLKAGIQFEVVPGITSAISVPAYAGIPVTHRDLTSSFAVITGHEDPTKNETSIHWDHLAQSHGTLVFLMGMENLPLIAQKLVENGKKPTTPVGIIQWGTRPEQRTLVGQLDTISEDVKKEGFTNPSIIIVGEVVSLREKLQWFEKKPLFGQRIVVTRARHQASVLTQEIEALGGEAWEFPAIDIAPPTDKSYLIKAMNNLRQFQWLIFTSVNGVEGFFEELRIQDRDVRDLAGLEVVAIGPATKAALEKRGLRAAYVPEEYRAENIVEGLKGRVSAGQKVLLARAEEARDVLPASLKAMGAEVWDVPVYKTVLGDANREELQRMLRDKEIHKVTFTSSSTVRNFLELLHGDISLLSEVDLYSIGPITSGTARKLGLTIYKEAKEYTIPGLVEALMEG, from the coding sequence AGCATCCCGGCGCCTTTTGGCATTAGCTCGTCCGGACTGTGAACTCATTTATGTGGGGAAATCTCCGGACCGCCATACTTTAAAACAGGATGAAATTAACCAGGTTCTTGTGGATAAGGGTCTCGAAGGTAAAATTGTTACCCGCCTTAAAGGGGGAGATCCCTTTGTGTTTGGCCGAGGCGGAGAGGAAGCGGAAGCTTTACTCAAGGCCGGAATTCAATTTGAAGTGGTGCCGGGTATTACTTCGGCTATTTCAGTACCTGCTTATGCAGGGATCCCTGTAACTCACAGAGATCTAACCTCTTCCTTTGCTGTTATTACAGGCCATGAAGATCCTACTAAGAACGAAACGAGTATTCATTGGGATCACTTGGCTCAATCACATGGAACACTAGTGTTCCTCATGGGTATGGAGAATCTGCCGCTGATCGCCCAGAAACTTGTTGAAAACGGTAAGAAGCCCACAACTCCCGTTGGCATTATTCAATGGGGGACCCGGCCGGAACAGCGGACACTGGTGGGCCAGCTGGATACCATTTCCGAAGACGTTAAAAAGGAAGGATTTACAAATCCTTCGATTATTATTGTCGGTGAGGTTGTCTCCCTGAGAGAAAAACTTCAATGGTTTGAGAAGAAACCTTTATTTGGTCAAAGAATCGTGGTTACACGTGCTCGTCATCAAGCCAGTGTATTAACTCAAGAAATAGAAGCCTTAGGCGGTGAAGCTTGGGAATTCCCGGCAATCGACATAGCCCCGCCTACGGATAAATCATATTTAATAAAAGCTATGAATAATCTTAGACAGTTCCAATGGCTTATCTTTACGAGCGTCAACGGGGTGGAAGGATTTTTTGAAGAATTAAGGATTCAAGATCGAGACGTTCGTGATTTAGCAGGTCTGGAAGTAGTTGCTATAGGTCCGGCCACCAAAGCTGCTCTTGAAAAAAGAGGACTTCGTGCTGCCTATGTTCCGGAAGAGTACCGGGCAGAGAATATTGTCGAGGGTCTTAAGGGGCGGGTTTCTGCCGGTCAAAAGGTGCTGTTGGCCCGGGCTGAAGAGGCTAGGGATGTTTTGCCGGCATCGCTCAAGGCTATGGGGGCAGAGGTCTGGGATGTTCCGGTCTATAAGACCGTGCTGGGAGACGCAAACCGCGAAGAATTACAGAGAATGCTTCGCGACAAGGAGATTCATAAAGTTACATTTACAAGCTCATCAACTGTGCGCAATTTTCTGGAGTTGTTGCATGGAGATATTTCCCTATTGAGCGAGGTTGATCTTTATTCCATAGGGCCAATAACCAGCGGCACTGCCCGGAAACTTGGTTTGACAATTTATAAAGAAGCAAAGGAATATACAATTCCTGGACTAGTCGAAGCCTTAATGGAGGGGTGA
- the nirJ2 gene encoding putative heme d1 biosynthesis radical SAM protein NirJ2: protein MIVSWNTTNDCNMFCDHCYRDAGCKAEEELSTSEAKTLLEQIAKAGFKIMIFSGGEPLMRPDIVELVAHATSLGLRPVFGTNGTLITLDLARQLKEAGAMGMGISLDSLDKEKHDKFRKFPGAWDGAVQGMKNCREVGLPFQIHTTIMDWNAHEVEAITDFAVEMGAVAHHFFFLVPTGRAVSIEEESLRAEAYEDILTRIMKKQQTVDIELKPTCAPQFMRIAKEMGVNMRFSRGCLAGTSYCIIGPKGQVQPCAYLNIPLGDVRETPFDEIWRNNEVLETLRTLDYKGGCGSCQYKRVCGGCRARAAYYNEGDYMAEEPWCLYHGRKGV from the coding sequence ATGATCGTTTCCTGGAATACTACGAATGACTGTAATATGTTTTGTGATCATTGCTACCGTGATGCAGGGTGTAAAGCCGAGGAAGAACTCAGTACATCTGAAGCAAAAACTTTACTAGAGCAAATTGCTAAAGCCGGTTTCAAAATCATGATTTTCAGCGGCGGAGAACCCTTGATGAGACCAGATATTGTGGAACTGGTGGCTCATGCCACTTCCCTTGGGCTGCGGCCGGTTTTCGGGACCAATGGGACCCTTATTACCTTAGATTTAGCTCGGCAGCTAAAAGAGGCTGGAGCAATGGGAATGGGTATATCTCTTGACTCCTTGGACAAGGAGAAGCATGATAAGTTTCGAAAATTCCCAGGTGCGTGGGATGGGGCCGTTCAAGGAATGAAAAATTGCCGGGAAGTGGGACTGCCTTTTCAAATTCACACTACGATTATGGATTGGAATGCCCACGAAGTAGAAGCTATTACGGATTTTGCCGTGGAAATGGGGGCAGTGGCCCATCACTTCTTCTTCCTCGTGCCGACAGGACGGGCAGTTTCCATTGAGGAGGAATCCTTGCGGGCTGAGGCCTATGAAGACATTTTGACCCGAATTATGAAAAAACAGCAAACTGTTGATATAGAATTAAAACCTACTTGTGCTCCTCAATTTATGCGCATCGCCAAGGAAATGGGCGTTAATATGAGATTTAGCAGGGGATGTTTGGCTGGGACGTCGTATTGTATTATCGGTCCCAAAGGTCAAGTTCAGCCTTGTGCATACTTAAATATCCCGCTGGGGGATGTTCGGGAGACCCCCTTTGATGAAATCTGGCGAAATAATGAAGTGTTAGAGACACTGCGTACCCTGGATTATAAAGGGGGCTGCGGGTCATGTCAGTATAAACGTGTCTGCGGCGGCTGTCGTGCTCGAGCTGCCTATTATAACGAAGGGGATTATATGGCTGAGGAACCTTGGTGCCTATATCATGGAAGGAAGGGGGTTTAG
- the hemL gene encoding glutamate-1-semialdehyde 2,1-aminomutase, translating into MTFRDEKSCQAFAKAQIIIPGGVNSPVRAFKSVGREPVFIERGEGAYIWDIDGNRYIDYVGSWGPLIVGHAHPEVVEVIKRVAERGTSYGAPTEVETVLAEEVLKAYPSMEMIRMVNSGTEATMSALRLARGATGRSKIVKFEGCYHGHADQLLIKAGSGALTFGVPSSPGVPTQTATTTISARFNDLQGLAEIFQSEGEDIACVILEPVAGNMGVVLPDVEFLKGVRRLTEEYGALLIFDEVMTGFRVSYGGAQAHFGIDPDLTCLGKVIGGGLPVGAYGGKRKYMSQISPSGPIYQAGTLSGNPLAMNAGLATLKLLQRPGTYQELQAKTLRLSEGLKQLAQEAGLPIWVNAIGAMFSAFFTAEPVKDYASACTSDVEGFAKFFRGMLERGIYLAPSQFEAVFLSTAHTEADIDQTLEQARSVLKTL; encoded by the coding sequence TTGACATTTCGTGATGAAAAAAGTTGTCAAGCCTTTGCCAAAGCTCAAATAATCATTCCCGGAGGAGTCAATTCTCCCGTGCGGGCTTTTAAATCCGTTGGCCGGGAGCCTGTTTTTATCGAGCGGGGTGAAGGCGCTTATATTTGGGATATCGATGGCAATCGATACATAGACTATGTAGGGTCATGGGGACCTCTAATTGTTGGACATGCTCATCCGGAGGTTGTTGAAGTTATCAAACGGGTTGCGGAACGGGGAACAAGCTATGGAGCACCTACGGAAGTTGAAACTGTCCTCGCTGAAGAAGTCTTGAAAGCTTATCCTTCCATGGAGATGATACGCATGGTTAATTCCGGTACGGAAGCGACCATGAGTGCCTTGCGTTTAGCACGAGGGGCTACCGGCAGATCTAAGATAGTTAAATTTGAAGGATGTTACCATGGCCATGCGGACCAGCTATTAATTAAGGCCGGCAGCGGGGCTCTCACCTTTGGGGTGCCCAGTTCTCCGGGAGTACCAACCCAGACGGCTACGACAACTATTTCGGCTAGGTTTAATGACCTGCAAGGGCTGGCAGAGATTTTCCAAAGTGAAGGGGAAGATATTGCCTGTGTCATATTAGAACCCGTTGCGGGAAATATGGGTGTGGTATTGCCGGATGTTGAATTTCTAAAAGGAGTTCGGAGACTGACAGAAGAGTATGGAGCGCTGCTGATTTTTGATGAGGTCATGACCGGTTTCAGAGTAAGTTACGGAGGAGCCCAGGCTCATTTTGGAATTGATCCGGATCTGACCTGTTTGGGAAAAGTGATCGGTGGGGGACTCCCCGTAGGCGCTTACGGCGGCAAGCGGAAGTACATGTCCCAAATATCCCCAAGCGGTCCTATCTATCAGGCAGGAACTCTTTCAGGGAATCCTTTGGCTATGAACGCCGGTTTAGCTACCTTAAAGCTGCTACAGCGGCCGGGAACCTATCAGGAACTCCAAGCCAAGACCCTTCGTCTTTCCGAAGGCTTGAAACAGTTAGCTCAGGAAGCTGGTCTACCCATTTGGGTAAATGCTATTGGGGCTATGTTTTCGGCATTTTTTACAGCTGAACCGGTTAAGGATTATGCTAGTGCCTGTACCTCGGATGTTGAAGGATTTGCTAAGTTCTTCCGGGGAATGTTAGAGCGGGGCATCTATTTAGCACCCAGTCAATTTGAAGCGGTCTTTTTATCCACCGCCCATACAGAAGCGGACATTGATCAAACCTTGGAGCAAGCTCGAAGTGTCTTAAAAACTCTCTGA
- a CDS encoding M3 family oligoendopeptidase: protein MKFKDFQYQRPDLSEVESQFNRLLSKFDQADDVEEQTKVLVEINELRSKFESMEQIVHIRHTVDTTDPFYEKEQTFFDEGTPIYQGLISRYYHSLVNSRFRQALEEKWGKQLFVKADLTLKTFTNEIIEDLQLENKLSSDYTKLLASAKILFGGEERNLPGLVPFQMSRDRGIRKRANEAKYTYFKANEGMLDDIYDRLVKVRTQMAEKLGYADFIELGYARMLRSDYSPEMVANFRKQVKDFIVPLASKLRERQRKRLGLKTLAYYDEKLSFLTGNAVPHGDAEWIVANGGQMYRELSPETGEFFQYMTDHELMDLVSKKGKAGGGYCTYISDYQAPYIFSNFNGTSGDIDVLTHEAGHAFQVYCSKNYPIPEYHWPTYEACEIHSMSMEFFTWPWMNLFFQYDTEKYKFNHLSEALLFIPYGVCVDEFQHYVYAHPEASPQDRKTAWRELEKIYLPHRNYEDNDYLELGSYWHQQGHIFGDPFYYIDYTLAQICAFQFWKKSRDNRESAWAEYLRLCRAGGSQSFLELVKLANLDSPFRDGCISSVVKTVAGWLDEVDDTKL, encoded by the coding sequence ATGAAGTTTAAAGACTTCCAGTATCAGCGGCCGGATCTGTCCGAGGTGGAAAGTCAGTTTAACCGGTTGCTGAGTAAATTTGATCAAGCCGATGACGTTGAAGAACAAACGAAAGTATTGGTAGAGATCAACGAATTAAGAAGTAAGTTTGAGTCTATGGAGCAAATTGTCCATATACGACATACTGTGGATACTACGGATCCTTTCTATGAAAAGGAACAAACCTTTTTTGACGAAGGAACTCCAATCTATCAGGGTCTGATCTCACGATATTATCATTCCTTGGTTAACTCCCGGTTCAGACAGGCTTTAGAAGAAAAGTGGGGGAAGCAGCTTTTTGTCAAAGCAGATTTAACCCTAAAGACCTTCACTAACGAAATTATTGAGGATTTGCAGCTGGAAAATAAACTATCCAGTGATTATACCAAACTTCTTGCTTCTGCCAAGATACTTTTTGGAGGGGAAGAGAGAAATCTTCCTGGTCTGGTGCCCTTTCAGATGTCGAGGGATCGTGGAATACGCAAGCGGGCCAATGAAGCCAAATACACTTATTTTAAAGCCAATGAAGGGATGCTGGACGACATATATGACCGTCTGGTTAAGGTCAGGACGCAGATGGCTGAGAAATTAGGCTATGCCGACTTTATTGAACTTGGCTATGCCCGCATGCTTCGTTCCGATTATTCCCCGGAAATGGTGGCAAATTTTCGAAAGCAGGTTAAAGATTTTATTGTGCCTCTTGCCAGTAAACTGCGGGAACGGCAAAGAAAACGTTTAGGTTTAAAGACACTGGCGTATTATGATGAGAAATTGAGTTTTCTGACCGGAAATGCCGTACCCCATGGGGATGCAGAGTGGATAGTGGCTAATGGAGGACAAATGTACCGTGAACTGTCCCCTGAGACAGGGGAATTCTTTCAGTATATGACGGACCATGAGTTAATGGATTTGGTCAGTAAAAAAGGTAAAGCAGGAGGAGGTTACTGTACTTATATAAGCGATTATCAGGCTCCTTATATCTTTTCAAATTTTAACGGCACCTCCGGCGATATCGATGTTCTGACCCATGAAGCCGGGCATGCCTTTCAGGTCTATTGCAGCAAAAACTATCCAATCCCAGAGTACCATTGGCCGACCTATGAGGCTTGCGAAATTCACTCCATGAGTATGGAATTTTTTACTTGGCCTTGGATGAATTTATTCTTTCAATATGACACTGAAAAATACAAGTTCAATCATTTAAGTGAAGCTCTTTTGTTCATTCCATACGGAGTTTGCGTGGATGAATTCCAGCACTATGTCTACGCACATCCGGAAGCTTCACCTCAAGACAGAAAAACAGCCTGGCGAGAACTTGAAAAAATATACTTGCCTCATCGAAACTACGAAGACAATGACTATTTGGAACTGGGCAGCTATTGGCACCAGCAGGGGCATATCTTCGGAGATCCCTTTTATTATATCGATTACACATTAGCCCAGATATGTGCCTTTCAGTTTTGGAAAAAGTCTCGAGATAACCGGGAATCTGCTTGGGCAGAGTACCTGAGACTGTGCCGGGCCGGAGGAAGCCAATCTTTTTTGGAACTGGTTAAGTTGGCGAACTTAGATTCTCCCTTCCGAGACGGGTGCATCTCTTCAGTGGTGAAGACCGTTGCAGGATGGCTGGATGAGGTAGACGATACAAAACTTTGA
- the hemB gene encoding porphobilinogen synthase: MELKRRPRRLRANETIRSMVRENHIRIENLIYPMFVMPGEKQKVEVSSMPGVYNFSLDEFIIALKEVVELGVPAILLFGIPESKDSVGSGAYHEHGIVQQAVRLAKQHYPDLYVVTDVCLCEYTDHGHCGLIENGQILNDPTLKLLANTALSHAQAGADMVAPSDMMDGRVAAIRETLDKEGFSHIPIMAYSAKFASGFYGPFREAAGSTPQFGDRKTYQMDPANGDEAMLETELDIEEGADMIIVKPALSYGDIIYRTKQKYGIPLAAYNVSGEYAMVKAAAEKGWIDEKRIVMEALLSMKRAGADLLITYHALDVARWLREEI; the protein is encoded by the coding sequence ATGGAACTGAAGAGGCGCCCCCGGCGTTTACGGGCCAATGAAACCATTCGCAGCATGGTTCGGGAAAACCACATCCGAATTGAGAACTTAATCTACCCCATGTTTGTAATGCCGGGAGAAAAACAAAAAGTAGAAGTTTCTTCTATGCCCGGAGTCTATAATTTTTCACTGGATGAATTTATCATAGCCCTTAAGGAGGTTGTGGAACTGGGAGTCCCTGCTATTCTGCTCTTCGGGATTCCGGAAAGCAAGGATAGTGTTGGTTCCGGCGCCTACCATGAGCATGGGATAGTGCAGCAAGCTGTTCGCTTGGCGAAACAGCATTATCCGGATCTCTATGTCGTCACGGACGTCTGCTTGTGTGAGTATACGGATCATGGGCATTGCGGGCTGATAGAGAATGGGCAAATTCTCAACGATCCAACTCTTAAGCTCCTGGCCAATACGGCTCTTTCCCATGCCCAAGCTGGTGCCGATATGGTTGCTCCCTCCGATATGATGGATGGGCGAGTTGCCGCCATTCGCGAAACTCTCGATAAGGAAGGATTTTCACATATTCCCATCATGGCTTACTCAGCCAAATTTGCTTCCGGATTTTATGGACCTTTTCGGGAAGCTGCCGGATCAACGCCCCAGTTCGGAGATCGGAAAACCTATCAGATGGACCCCGCCAACGGCGATGAGGCAATGTTGGAAACAGAATTGGACATTGAAGAGGGCGCCGACATGATTATTGTTAAGCCGGCTTTGTCCTATGGTGATATTATTTATCGGACTAAACAAAAATACGGGATTCCCTTAGCAGCCTATAATGTCAGCGGAGAATACGCAATGGTTAAAGCAGCTGCAGAGAAGGGCTGGATTGATGAGAAACGAATCGTTATGGAGGCTCTGCTGAGTATGAAAAGGGCAGGTGCGGATTTGCTGATTACCTATCACGCTTTGGATGTAGCACGTTGGCTTAGAGAGGAGATTTAA
- the nirJ1 gene encoding putative heme d1 biosynthesis radical SAM protein NirJ1 — MISVTKLLFDTEYFGDSLRYSKHSLGSQNGTTVNSGPVVVWNSTRTCNLKCAHCYMESDAQKYQDEMTTEEAKRFIDDLADFRVPVLLFSGGEPLIRPDFFELAEYASAKGIRATLSTNGTLITPEAAKRIKEIGVGYVGISLDGLRDVNDKFRGKEGAFQAAMEGIQNCVAVNQRVGLRFTINQHNYQELDKIFDFIEAENIDRVCFYHLVYSGRGSQMIAEDVTPEESRKALDTIIRRTRDFEERGLKKEILTVDNHCDGVYMYLQALKDDPARAERIKNLIGFNGGNRSGIAFGEVDPLGNVHPDQFTQHITFGNVRERKFGDIWTDLTHPILAGLKDRKGLLKGRCASCSHLSMCNGNFRTRAEAVTGDFWESDPACYLTDDEIN, encoded by the coding sequence ATGATTAGTGTCACAAAGCTCTTGTTCGATACAGAATACTTCGGAGACTCTCTGCGTTACAGCAAACATTCCCTGGGATCCCAGAACGGAACAACAGTCAATTCCGGGCCGGTGGTCGTATGGAATTCGACTCGTACCTGCAATTTAAAATGTGCCCATTGCTATATGGAATCCGATGCCCAGAAATATCAGGATGAAATGACAACGGAAGAAGCTAAGCGCTTTATTGATGATTTGGCGGATTTCCGAGTTCCGGTCCTGCTTTTTTCCGGCGGTGAGCCTTTAATACGTCCTGACTTTTTTGAACTGGCAGAATACGCCTCTGCCAAGGGCATCCGGGCAACTCTTTCTACGAATGGTACCCTGATAACCCCTGAAGCCGCTAAGCGTATTAAAGAAATCGGAGTGGGCTATGTGGGTATCTCCCTGGACGGGCTCCGGGATGTTAATGATAAGTTTAGAGGTAAAGAGGGCGCTTTTCAGGCCGCTATGGAAGGAATTCAAAATTGTGTGGCCGTTAACCAGCGAGTTGGGCTTCGCTTTACCATTAATCAGCACAACTATCAAGAATTAGATAAGATCTTTGATTTTATTGAAGCAGAAAATATCGACCGGGTATGTTTTTATCATCTGGTTTACTCGGGGCGGGGCAGCCAGATGATTGCTGAGGACGTGACACCGGAAGAATCCCGCAAAGCTTTGGACACGATTATCCGAAGGACACGTGATTTTGAAGAGCGGGGCTTGAAAAAAGAAATCCTGACGGTGGATAACCACTGTGATGGAGTCTACATGTATCTTCAAGCCTTAAAGGACGACCCGGCACGGGCGGAACGAATCAAGAATCTGATCGGATTTAATGGCGGGAACCGTTCCGGGATTGCCTTTGGTGAAGTCGATCCCTTGGGGAACGTCCATCCTGACCAATTTACTCAGCATATCACCTTTGGTAATGTCCGAGAACGAAAATTCGGAGACATTTGGACAGATCTGACCCACCCCATTTTGGCAGGGCTCAAAGACCGCAAAGGGCTGCTTAAGGGACGATGTGCATCATGCAGTCATCTAAGCATGTGCAACGGAAATTTCAGGACTCGTGCGGAAGCCGTAACGGGGGATTTCTGGGAGTCTGATCCTGCCTGTTATTTAACGGACGATGAAATTAATTAA